Within Felis catus isolate Fca126 chromosome A1, F.catus_Fca126_mat1.0, whole genome shotgun sequence, the genomic segment aaacaaagacctTGGTGTGGCCTACAGGTCTCTCCATGGTCCCCATCTCTCAACATGCCCCCAACACCTATTCCTCATGGGTACtagaccccccctccccaccaccacaggACATTTGCACATGTTCTTTGCtttgcctggaatattcttctcCTGGCCTCCAACCCAAAACTTCATGTTAGTTTCTTCTCACCTCTCAGATCTCAGAACTAGATCACATCTTATAGTTTTATTAATAAAGTACCTCTTTTGTGTAACCctgctataattttatattatttatattattaattagtCTGTCTCTCCAACTGGCCCACAAAAAAACGCTGACTAGATTTAGTCAAAATACCTTCTACAGCAGCTGGCACGCTGAATGGTGTCATCTACAAGGACTCTTTATATAAAGAGCACTAATGTGGCAAATTGCCACTTACTTTATTCTGTCGGCTAATTTATACAAGAACAATATGGATGTGCTTCAGTGTAAAAGCATTTTGACAGGTTCTATTAACTTGGgtgcataatattttattttttaacttaaataagaAGTCCCTTAAAATAAGATTCCCAGAACTGAGTGCATGCATGTCAGCTCTGAACTGACCTTTGGATGAATATGTTGTATCCAGAGGAACACTGCTTAAAGGTAGCGATCCCTGAAACGCAAGACTCAGTAATTCAtatgagaataaaatagaatttgttaCATGGTAATCCTGAGTCATGATTCGTGGCAAAGGCCTCGCAGTCAGATAACAAAGGGTCAAGTCTGCTTGGGTTCAGATCCTGTCTGGATCCTGTAACTGATAATAATTAACCATGTGAATTTGTGAGGCATCTCATCTTTACAAATCCtagattttctcatctgtaaaatgtgaatcACAAAACTATCTCTTCAATGGGTTTTGTTTTGAGGATTGTATTAAAGAATTCAAGTAGAATactgttggaggaggtcatcaagAGGATGTGACCACCAGTTGACCCATAAGCTGGACTCCTCATACCCTCTCCTGTCCTTGAAATGTATGTTCTGTCCACAGAACCTGCCTGAGAGCTATTCCAAGAACACAGCCTTGAGAGAGTAAGGTGTTGCTGAGACCATCCAGACAGTACATGTGattgaacccagttaaggcctctctTTTAAGATTCTAGCAGGCAGGTGCAGAAATCTGCTTGTTTAATGGCCACCCAGGACAAGCCTTGTACATACATTCCCTTGCTCGTTAAACCTATGCCTACCAATCTAGAGTGATCTGTCTTgttcttcagtctctccttgcTCTCCATGTATGGGAACCAGTTTGCAAACCGACAAGCACTTACATAGCTCCTGGCACACAGCACTCGATCATGGAGGTTGGCATTgccattgctgctgctgctgctgttggtaATGATATTTTTCCCTTTGAGAGGTGTGAAGCTTAAAGGAATAAGATTTTCAACATTATTGGGGCAGGACTTTCAGCCAATGGGgacttttatcttcttttaaaacataCCATATTGTCACGTGCTGACTTTCACGAGTCACATTCTGATCTGCAGAGAAAACTGTCTATTCTGGAGGCCGCTCAGGTATCTACCTTCATACAGATGTAATTACTAAAGTCTCCATCTGTTGGTGGTTTAAGCACCCTTAGCCATTCTCTGTTTCCAATCAATATCAGTCATTGAGACTAGAGTGGaaactgattttatttctatCAAAGAGCTTCCAAAGAAATCAGCAGCTGCCATGATCCGCTTCCCAGATACGTGACATCTCCTGTCACAGAAATCCCCACTGACTTTCTGGGAAATTGTGAATCCAGAGAGGTATCTGTGAAAATTTGTCTAAATCAAGgatctcttctcctttctcttttataaatCCACCAAAGCGCACACCAAACAAAACAAGGCCTTTTCCTCACCTGCACTGCACAGATGAAAAGAGAGCCTGTCTCACAGGATTATTGCAAAGATTACGCATGTTAATACATGTAAGATGCTTAAAGTAGTGCCTGGGAAGAataattatttaacaaacatcagctagtattttcttttaattttatagattttagtaGATGCTACCGGTACCTTCATGCCACATCCCCCTGGCCCACCTGATGCAAGCCACAGCTACAAAAAGTAGCCCTGTCCATGCTCAGACTTACCTCTGCTGATAGAGGTGTGCCATAAATTCAGGCTGTATTTCTATCCCATAACCTTCTCTGACAACACGGAAGCTTGTTCAACCCATGAGCATCCCCTCAGAGATGTAGGGACGTACTGCCCTCAAACAATGGGGGACAGAAATTGGTGGATAAAAACTTAAGCTCCTTTTCATTGAGGTGAACACTTTTGAGAGGTTTTCTATTTACTTATCAGGAAATCCCAGTGGAATTGACCCCCAGTGGTGGCTACCTTGGGTTTTCTATACATGAGCTTCCCCTCTTTCCTTAAGTGTCATCCAAATATGTTGTCAAATATTTGGAGGTGACCCCGATATCCCACTTCCGTCTTCTTCAGGCAAAACATTCCCAACCTGTGTCAAACATTGCCTTCAGGATACTATGCCCCTCATCAATCTCACCATCTTCACATGGCTAGAAGGTGCAGATCCAGACTCAGGTGAGCTGGGGAATTGATGTGCATATACTTTCTTAGCGGCTACTTTGACTTGCTCTTCTGTACTGATAGTTCATTAAAACTGAAGAGTCCTTTTCACAGTAACACTCCCAACCACATCTCCCAGTCTTTAAGTCTTTTTgacctcccccaaataaatacatttttattattaaattattatcttATCACATGTCTTATTATTACATACTTATTTAAAATGctgtactattttaaataatatgtattgaGCATTTCATCAGGAACTATTTCACTCTACCAGCAATCCTAAAAGGCAGTACTGctattttactcattttgttgATGGGATAATTGAGACTCACAGAGGTTAAAGAAGTTCCttatggtcacacagctagtaagaggaaTGCCTAGGATTTGAACCCCAAGCCTACACTAGAGTCTATGCCTTTATCACTTCTATATCATCTCCCTGCATCAAGCCTGTTATCGCATCCCTTATTAGACATCATTCTGTTTGATTCAATCTACCTTTCAAAACAGAGATATGCCTTTGaatctttaatttgttttcctgTATAGTGTGTATCTTCCCCAGCCTAGAGTTCACATCTGCTACTGGTcatccttataatttttttttattttttttttgcaatatttgtttattatattattgagagagagagacagagacagagcttgagtgtgggaggggcagagaaagagggagacacagaatctgaagcaggttccaggctctgagctgtcagcacagagcccaatgcagggctcaaactcacaaaccgggagatcatgacctgagccaaagtcagccgctcaaccgactgagccacccacactccCCTGTTCACCCTTATAATTTTAATGACCCTGCACCTCAATGAGATACTGCATCCCAATACTTAAACTCtatcagaaatatatattaaagtttcTTAATAGTGATCTTAACGACAAAGCCCATCATGAACGAGAGGGCTcaagttctggctctgccatgACTTGCTATCTAAGTCACTGTTAAGGCTGTTCCACAAATTTTCCCGGTTCTCCATCTTCTGTGCACACGGTAGGAGAGCACTTCCTGCCCCTATTGTGTTTGAGTGGATGCACATGATTAGTCTTGGCCAAAGAGCTGTGAGCCATGAGCAAAGGTGGCATGTATTACTTACTTCTGGACTAGAGCTTATGATTACCTGAGACCTTCCAGAGCTCATTTTCTATTGCAATGATCAGCAAAGTCCCAGATAGTGATCATCCCATCAGCCTGGGTCCCAGAGTGAGTACAGCATGGGACAGGCCCTCCTAGGGACCAATGACAAATTTGTAGTGAGAAACAAATTGTTGCTGTTTTAAACCACTGAGATGTCATTCCTTACAGCAGCATAAACTGCCCCATCGTGACCAACATATTATTCTTGGACAAGCCACTTGACCTCTTTCGTCTCAGTTTTATCATTCAacttaacaaataaaaaggaaaaaataattaacatttggTGAGCATCTCTTAAGGATAAGATGCTTTAAGATAAGtactctcatttaatcttctcaacaacCACATAAGGTACCATCCCttgcaaaaatatttctgaattcagATATCTCTCAAATCTGCTGCTGCCATAGTAAACCCATCCATTACTATTTCTTACTTAGAATACTGCACCAGCCTCCTGCCTACATCCTATTAATACTTCACCCTTCTTAATTCTCCTGCTCAAAACTTTCCAGAGATTTCTCTCTGCAGTCTGAATCAGACCCAAACGCTATATCAAATCCTAGAAAAATTTACATGATCTGGTCCCCACCAGTCACTTCAAGCTAATCACTCATACTCTCCTGTCCACTCATTAAGTCCCACCTGCATTTGTCTTCTTGATGTTTCTGAAACACATCAAGCTCATTGTTGCCTCAGGACTTTTGCGCTCGCTATTACTTTTGCTGGGAATGCACTTccctttgctctttaaaaaaattttttaatgtttatttatttttgagagagacagagacagaatgcgagtgggttagggacagagagagagagggagacacagaatccaaagcaggctccaggctctgagctgtcagcacagagcccaacatggggctcaaactcaccagctgtgagatcacggcctgagctgaagtcggacgctcaaccgactgagccaaccaggcgcctcACCCTTTGCTCTTTTATGACTGACTTCTCATCATTCAGACCTCAGCCCAAATGACATTTCCtgatgtaatttttctttgaCCATCCTTAATAAAACAACACCCCAGCCTTATGCGTGTATGGTCCTATATCCTTCTTTCCCCTCACATCACAAGTTGTTATCtgaaattgtattattatttgtttgcttgcatattttcagaattcCCTACAGTAAGAAAAGCTCCACATGACAAAGATCTTTGTTTTGCTTGTCTGCTGATGTTTCCACAGAGCCTAGAACATTGCCTGGTAACACAGTGAACCCTCAAGAAGTATTGGTTGAATAAAATAGAGTGAATAAATCTTCaatttacaggtaaggaaatgaGGCTGGGAGAGCCTGAGCAACAATCCCAATGCCTTTACATGATTTCTACGGGTGTGTCTGATTTTAAACCCCACTGCCTTTTAGTACAGCAAGCCACTGCCAAAAGAGACCGAAGTGAGAGACAGCCGGCAGGGCTAGATGTCGCACAAGGGTTTTTCCAGGCTTTGGATTCTATTGTGGATGCAAACAAACCAGAAAGGCACATTGATCATGCTTTCCCCAGAGAGCCCTGGATTTCCAACGGAACAAGATAACTTGAGAAATCTATTGATCTCCCATTTTTGTCACGCTGTGCAGGTGACAAGGATCAATGGAAATTTGTACTCTCCTATCCATGACCCTGcaactttattttgtatttccatcCAGACGCCCACAGCTCTGCAAAACGCACGCTCAAAGTACCCACGGCTCATTCAAGTGAGAGTATCACCCTCTGTGTTAGCTGTTTTCCCAGCTCCTTCCAATCCAGAGAAccgtctctgctcctctccagctccTGCTTCAAAGCCAGCCCTCCAACCCAGGGGTCCTCGGGCTGAGCGTCTGACACACACTCATTGGCCCACAGCCCGTGCAGGGGCGGGGCCTCTATCTCTTCCAAAGGGATCCGCGTCTGAGCAGCCCAGCCTTTCTGAAGTACTCACGCTTCCCCAGCCTCTTTCCCGCCCCCCTGAGTCTGTGCTTtcctgcctgctttctctttcttttctggctCAGCCTGGGACAGAAGCCTCTATCAAAGGAGGCTCAGGTCTTGCCGTTTAAAACCAGTAATGGAAAAACACAAGAACGTTTCCTGGATCCACCAGCAGGAACTGGCAGATCCATCCCAGAAATACCTGAACAGCACCGAGGACTACCTGGCCTTCCTCTACGGGCCTCCACGCAGCCACTTCTTCTTCCCAGTGACTGCAGTGTACGCGCTGATTTTCGTCGTGGGAGTCGTCGGCAATTTCCTGGTGTGCCTGGTGATTCTTCGGCACCAGGCTATGAAGACGCCCACCAACTACTACCTGTTCAGCTTGGCCGTCTCCGACCTCCTGGTCCTGCTCCTTGGGATGCCCCTGGAAGTCTACGAGATGTGGCGCAACTACCCCTTCCTGTTTGGGCTGGTGGGCTGCTACTTCAAGACGGCCCTCTTTGAGACGGTGTGCTTTGCCTCCGTCCTCAGCGTCACCACGGTCAGCGTGGAACGCTACGTGGCCATCCTCTACCCGTTCCAGGCCAAACTGAGGAGCACCCGGCGGCGGGCTCTCAGGATCCTTGGCCTCGTCTGGggcttctctgccctctcctctctgcccaacACCAGCGTTCACGGCATCAAGCTGCACTACTTCCCCAATGGGTCCTTGGTCCCGGGCTCCGCCACCTGTGCGGTCATCAAGCCCATATGGATCTACAATTTCGTCATCCAGGTTACCTCTTTCCTCTTCTACATCCTCCCCATGACTGTCATCAGTGTCCTCTACTACCTCATGGGGCTCAAAGTGAGTATCCGAGCTCGCTGGCTTAGGGTGGTGTATCTCTTCTACTCTCATTGACTCAAAGTTCAGAGAAAAGAACTTAGACTTGGAGAAATCCAGAAttggaaggaagcagagaggaaaacagaatgagCTCAGAGGGCAAACAGAAGTTAAAGGACCGGCCCCAAATCAGGCAAATACTAAACACAACTATAAACCATTTCCTTCAACTCATCTATCATTATTCTTCCCTCTATGCCTGTGGCTTTCAAATCTAGGAGTTCCTAGAAATTTTACTCTGGGTATCAAAGTGCAGGCCCTTCCCCCTGGGAAATCCTGATTCAGTAGGCCTGAGGGGGAGCCTCATTTTAAGCAGCACAAAGTGGCTACCACAGGAGAAACTGCTCCACATCCTGTTGTCTCCTGTCCCCATCTACCGCCTGCACTGAAATTTTCCTCTGTACCAATTGGGTCTGTGTATAACATAAACTATCTCTATCTTCTACTCCAAGACAGATATATAGTTTTAAAGTGAGACTGTTCCTTATGGTTGCTTTGACCCTTTGGTTGAAATATCAGGttaaaatgcaatatatatatatatatatatatatatatatatatatatatatatggcttgatatataaaatatcaggttaaaatgcaatatatatatatatatatatatatatatatatatatatatatatatggcttgaGTGGGACCAACTTGGATTTCTCTTGATCAGATGGAAACTGAGGGACAAAGAAGTGAACAGAGCACATAAGATAGAGTAGAAGAAAGTGGGATAAGTGATAGCCAGAATTAATAAAACACTATCACTTTGTTTCCAACATATCTTATAATTAGAGAAGGTTCCTTTCCTATACTCATGGTGATATGATACTCAtgagttggggtttttttttttccctaatctaAATTAGCTGAGAGAAACTACTTTTGGTGAGGGTAGTAGTGAGTCTATATAATCCCTCTCCTGGCACATTCTGCATCCAAATTCATAGAGATGAAATCTAACTGTGACGGTTTTATGCCCATTTAAGGAGGCAGCTTGTGTTTTGTAAACAGTCTTAGGACTACTTAGATTCCCAGATCTGAAGCTCACATAAAATATGCTTTTAGCCAAGCCACACAACTCTCTCCTGGAGTTagttttcacatttataaaatgaaaaggtcACATTAGATCATATCTAAGGCTCCCAATAGCTCTGGCAGTCTGtaataacctaaaaaaaaaaaaaatgagaaagaaaaatccatgagCAGGAACAACGAGAATTAATAAtgaagggaaaacaaagcaaacatcaCATTCCCATCATATGTTTCAAGATGACTCTGCCACCATGTATTCTGTGACAGTCAAGGTACTCCCATCTTAGTGCATCTTTGAGAAAGGTGAATATCAGAAATGACTGCCCCCACAAGTGGTCCTTTTAAATACATGCTGTGCCTAAGATGAGTGGCAGAATCCAACTAAGAAGAACAAATTCTAAGTACCACAGATGTCCAGACACAGAAGTAAATTTAATCAGGCAGGGAGTTTTGTCATTCTCCTCTTAGAGGGATGGCTCCTCTATTCCCAGAGATACATGTCACCCCAGACTAGCTTTAGAATGTGTGTGTATCACTGGGGGAAAAGGATTTCTGTATCATTCCACATATCATGAGCCCTGTGAGAAATCTCTACCCCAAACTTATCAATACCATCTCATCCAACACCAATCATTTATCTTGGGTTAATTTGGGAGAAGTATTTAACTTTGAGTAGGAAACACATATCCCTCACCCCAACCAATtactttgtgtttcattttgttttgctgtaaTGAACTTAAGGCTACCTTGTATCAGAAGCTAAGTGACAGTTCAGATGACAGCTTAGAAACTATCTAGTTTGCTTTGTGTGTATAGTGAAACTTCGAGCTTTCCTATTCTCAGGAAGGATGAGCTCTTACCCAGAGGACACCAGGGAAAAACTCTCGACTTAGAATATCACTTCTAGAGGAATTAAAGATCTGTAGACGGAGTTAGGAGAAATAGGCCCTAGACTATGGCGTtcggggcctttgcacaggctgtacCCTTTGCTGCATCATTGCCCAAAATGTTGCTACTGTTGACAATCACAATCCCTTTTGCTTTGTTAATTCTAACTCATATTTTAAATCCTACTTCACCCACACTTCCTCAGGAAAACTCTCCCTGACTCTAGCTGCACCTGGTCCCTGTGTACGTGGTCATGGTTCCTGGTGATTTCCCTTTGATGGAATCCCAGGaccaaggaagaaagaggggagcCATATGTGTGCTGCTGCATCATTCCAGGATACAAGTACCCACTGAGCTGCTCTCCAAGGCTCAAACCTGTTAGAGATGGAAAGTAGACAACCCCAAGGCAAGTTTCTTCCCATCTGGGAGGGAAGCTCTTTTGGGTCTCTCACCTGGTACTTATACTCCTGCAGGCAACATTAACACTTGAATTGAAGAGGATGTATTATGAATTGTAGCAGAATCCAGCCATGCCAAACAGAgttgcactatttttttttaataaacagatcTTGTTCAGATTGTGGAAATATTTACACAAAAGCTAGGAGTATATCTTGGTATTCTGGAGCTTAGTCTCCACAAACTATATAAACGTGgtggaatttatatatatatatatatatatatatatatatatatatatataattatatataattatatatattatatatttatatattatttatacatatatttatacatatataaatataaatataaatataaatataaattattattatatatatataaatgtggtGGATCAACCTGAATCCCCCACATGGCCCTCCCCTTCACCTTTTATCTCACACAGCTAAAGTGAGTGGAGAGGAAGGCCTCTGAACTTCCTGTAGAGTAACCACAATTTTTCACTCCTCTTTTTGTATCTTGACTTTTAGaagtgcaggggtggggagaataCTTAAGGAGTGAATAGCTACTTTGCTAAACAtctgaagggaaataaaataattcaaacataAAGCAGTAGTTAATATTGGCCAGACAAATTGTGTGCATTCTATTCTACTATACCGCCTCCTTCAAATTCCACCGAAACA encodes:
- the NMUR2 gene encoding neuromedin-U receptor 2 isoform X1, whose product is MEKHKNVSWIHQQELADPSQKYLNSTEDYLAFLYGPPRSHFFFPVTAVYALIFVVGVVGNFLVCLVILRHQAMKTPTNYYLFSLAVSDLLVLLLGMPLEVYEMWRNYPFLFGLVGCYFKTALFETVCFASVLSVTTVSVERYVAILYPFQAKLRSTRRRALRILGLVWGFSALSSLPNTSVHGIKLHYFPNGSLVPGSATCAVIKPIWIYNFVIQVTSFLFYILPMTVISVLYYLMGLKLKKDQLLGADEMTANIQRPARKSVTKMLFALVLVFAVCWAPFHIDRLFFSFVEEWTESLAAVFNLIHVVSGVFFYLSSAVNPIIYNLLSRRFRAAFWNVISPCKQGHSQHHQQGPPAQRNIFLTECHLVELTEDAGPQFPCQLTISSSHPPTALCSGQAP
- the NMUR2 gene encoding neuromedin-U receptor 2 isoform X2; translation: MEKHKNVSWIHQQELADPSQKYLNSTEDYLAFLYGPPRSHFFFPVTAVYALIFVVGVVGNFLVCLVILRHQAMKTPTNYYLFSLAVSDLLVLLLGMPLEVYEMWRNYPFLFGLVGCYFKTALFETVCFASVLSVTTVSVERYVAILYPFQAKLRSTRRRALRILGLVWGFSALSSLPNTSVHGIKLHYFPNGSLVPGSATCAVIKPIWIYNFVIQVTSFLFYILPMTVISVLYYLMGLKLKKDQLLGADEMTANIQRPARKSVTKMLCVFFYLSSAVNPIIYNLLSRRFRAAFWNVISPCKQGHSQHHQQGPPAQRNIFLTECHLVELTEDAGPQFPCQLTISSSHPPTALCSGQAP